From Pelagicoccus albus, the proteins below share one genomic window:
- a CDS encoding NRDE family protein, translating into MCTASWNIDKEGLRLFFNRDEQRTRSAAVPPRFFESEGVRYVAPIDPDGGGTWISVNEFGQVAYLLNNYSKTTEGERFKSRGELPIKLAACSQRSEALGIICSLKLTDYRPFFLGLANRESLEIFGWDGCNLESIHPDLPVITTSSFRSDEVQKYRKDRYRYWMGSAGGNSTEKQRRFHFETSDSDSAFGPMMYRPDARTQSVTWLDVSSESVVLSYQEILEEKSKLEEPIVLNCKIRKESLAR; encoded by the coding sequence ATGTGCACCGCCTCGTGGAATATAGATAAGGAAGGCTTAAGGCTTTTCTTCAATAGAGACGAACAGAGGACCAGAAGCGCCGCGGTTCCCCCTCGATTCTTCGAGAGCGAGGGCGTCAGGTATGTCGCTCCAATAGATCCCGATGGAGGTGGAACGTGGATATCTGTCAATGAATTTGGGCAGGTGGCGTATCTTTTAAATAACTACAGCAAGACGACAGAGGGCGAACGCTTCAAAAGTAGAGGGGAATTGCCAATAAAACTCGCTGCCTGCAGTCAGCGGTCAGAAGCGCTCGGAATTATTTGCTCTCTGAAGCTGACTGATTATCGGCCATTCTTTCTTGGCCTCGCCAATCGAGAGTCTTTAGAGATCTTCGGCTGGGATGGATGCAACTTAGAATCAATCCATCCAGATTTACCTGTCATCACAACTTCATCATTTCGAAGTGATGAAGTCCAAAAGTATCGGAAAGATCGCTACCGATACTGGATGGGCTCCGCTGGAGGTAATTCGACAGAGAAACAACGTCGGTTTCACTTTGAGACCAGCGATTCCGATTCCGCTTTTGGACCGATGATGTATCGCCCAGATGCTCGTACTCAAAGCGTGACTTGGCTAGATGTCTCTTCGGAGTCGGTGGTTTTATCTTACCAAGAGATTCTTGAAGAGAAGTCAAAGCTGGAAGAACCGATTGTATTGAATTGCAAAATACGCAAAGAGTCTCTCGCGAGGTGA
- a CDS encoding methylated-DNA--[protein]-cysteine S-methyltransferase: MPSESQNSEYYQALVQRDSQYEGVFYAGIKTTGIFCRPTCPARKPKEQNCEFFAKVQDALLAGYRPCKRCQPMSQPNAASPAILTLIESVEKEPERRWSDADFRALGIDASTVRRQFKKRFGMTFVAYARARRMGLALKKIRDGSRVIDTQLDSGYDSGSGFRDAFAKIMGSAPQNKDATLLKAHWLDSPLGPILTVADEEGLILSEFTDRRGLEREIEKLRSRLKAAIVPGTNLILESIEAELAAYFAGELTEFKTPLKMIGSEFQKAVWKSLQRIPFGETRSYAKQAEAIGNPKAVRAVARANGMNQIAIVIPCHRVIGSDGSLTGYAGGLPRKQWLLEHESRVSGKPIQMELT, encoded by the coding sequence ATGCCGAGCGAGAGTCAAAACTCAGAATATTATCAAGCGCTTGTGCAGCGTGATTCCCAGTACGAAGGCGTATTCTACGCTGGCATTAAAACGACCGGGATATTTTGCAGACCCACTTGCCCAGCGAGAAAGCCAAAAGAGCAGAACTGCGAGTTTTTTGCCAAAGTTCAGGATGCGCTCCTTGCGGGCTACCGTCCTTGCAAGCGTTGTCAGCCTATGTCTCAACCCAATGCCGCCTCGCCAGCGATCCTTACCTTAATAGAATCTGTGGAAAAGGAACCTGAGAGGCGTTGGAGCGATGCGGACTTCCGAGCCTTGGGTATCGATGCTTCGACGGTTCGTAGGCAATTCAAGAAACGCTTTGGAATGACTTTTGTCGCTTACGCCCGAGCTCGCCGCATGGGATTGGCTCTCAAGAAGATCCGAGACGGTAGTCGTGTTATCGATACGCAGTTGGATAGTGGATACGATTCCGGCAGTGGCTTTCGGGATGCTTTTGCGAAGATCATGGGTTCCGCACCGCAAAACAAGGATGCTACTTTGCTGAAAGCTCACTGGCTTGATTCTCCCCTTGGGCCGATTCTTACCGTTGCGGACGAAGAAGGACTTATCCTGTCGGAGTTCACCGACCGCCGGGGACTCGAACGTGAAATCGAGAAACTCCGCTCACGCCTCAAAGCGGCGATCGTACCAGGCACAAACCTGATTCTTGAATCGATAGAGGCTGAGCTAGCGGCGTATTTCGCGGGAGAGCTAACGGAGTTCAAAACTCCGTTGAAGATGATCGGCTCTGAGTTTCAGAAAGCAGTTTGGAAAAGCCTGCAGCGAATTCCTTTTGGCGAAACCCGTTCGTATGCCAAGCAGGCTGAAGCTATAGGGAATCCGAAAGCCGTGCGAGCAGTGGCGCGTGCCAATGGAATGAATCAGATCGCGATCGTGATCCCTTGTCATCGGGTGATCGGTTCCGATGGAAGTCTGACTGGATACGCAGGAGGTCTGCCTAGAAAGCAATGGCTTCTTGAGCACGAAAGCCGTGTCAGTGGCAAACCGATCCAGATGGAGCTGACTTAG
- a CDS encoding MotA/TolQ/ExbB proton channel family protein, protein MKRNSFLSREFLVISLGLVVSVLVVFAVYRSYIWPTAEDIKIASLVEANQNPDKPKVASRSFIIIVQDKEQMVCLMLMSWAMIILASKAVRVIGERSLVSYPFLGISKGERIIPEDALAHYKDLESEVSRKPRLRDKILPDLILAALHRFDSTHSIQDASLAVSERSEMAYDELDSDLGLLRYLAWAIPSVGFIGTVRGIGEALAQADEAIRGDISGVTSSLGLAFNSTLIALLLSIALMFFLHLLQSKQEKLLLDLKDFATKRVIALMKTPEREETHISYT, encoded by the coding sequence ATGAAAAGGAACAGCTTCCTGTCCCGCGAATTTCTGGTAATTTCCCTTGGCCTCGTCGTTTCCGTTCTGGTCGTGTTTGCGGTTTATCGGTCCTATATCTGGCCCACGGCGGAAGACATCAAGATCGCCAGCTTAGTTGAAGCGAACCAGAACCCGGACAAGCCCAAGGTCGCCAGCCGTTCGTTTATCATCATCGTTCAAGACAAAGAGCAAATGGTGTGCCTGATGCTGATGAGTTGGGCGATGATCATTCTAGCCTCCAAAGCTGTGCGGGTGATTGGCGAGCGTTCATTGGTAAGCTACCCATTTCTAGGCATTTCCAAGGGGGAGCGAATTATTCCAGAAGACGCTCTAGCTCACTACAAGGATCTCGAAAGCGAAGTCAGCCGGAAACCGAGACTTCGGGATAAGATATTGCCGGATTTGATTTTGGCGGCCCTGCACCGCTTTGACTCTACCCATTCGATCCAGGATGCGTCTCTGGCTGTCAGCGAACGATCCGAGATGGCCTACGACGAATTGGATTCTGACCTAGGTCTACTCCGCTACCTCGCTTGGGCTATTCCTTCGGTAGGGTTCATTGGTACGGTTCGAGGCATCGGCGAGGCATTGGCTCAAGCTGACGAGGCGATCCGCGGCGATATTTCAGGGGTAACCTCTTCGCTTGGCTTGGCCTTCAATTCTACGCTGATCGCCCTTTTGCTCAGTATCGCTCTCATGTTCTTTTTGCACTTGCTTCAGTCGAAGCAGGAAAAGCTCCTGCTTGATTTGAAGGATTTCGCCACTAAGCGAGTTATCGCCCTAATGAAGACGCCGGAACGTGAGGAAACTCACATCAGCTACACCTGA
- the menC gene encoding o-succinylbenzoate synthase, which produces MVRFQYKAYRRSFAGDFSNARESFAKREGAIVRLEDKDGRVGFGEAAPIPSFGSESFASLIAAAVAIEERVDFESLLPRLKGYPCLSWALGTAHAMIEREGTWPSFDKPRAICGLVSDICDSEAISERVKLHYQCLKFKIGKLSMLEEQRALDRVMDICEGKLKIRLDANGSLDFRSAAGWLEHAAGLPVEFIEQPLPMGQEKEMMRLAADFPAPIALDESVCSVDDFKRCRDAQWPGIFVLKPSLSGAFRELRDELEGSGDEIVFSSALETKVGAANAIGLALSSSTSQRALGFGVESLFADRNIGLELGPFLQPGGLPNTEELEQLWNQI; this is translated from the coding sequence ATGGTCCGCTTCCAATACAAAGCCTACAGAAGATCCTTTGCAGGTGACTTTTCCAATGCTCGGGAGAGCTTTGCTAAAAGGGAAGGAGCGATCGTTCGACTTGAGGACAAGGATGGGCGAGTTGGCTTCGGTGAAGCGGCTCCGATACCGAGTTTCGGGTCTGAGAGCTTTGCCTCTCTTATCGCTGCCGCAGTGGCCATCGAGGAGAGGGTGGATTTTGAGAGCCTGTTGCCTCGGCTGAAAGGATACCCCTGCTTGTCTTGGGCACTGGGAACAGCTCACGCCATGATTGAACGGGAGGGAACTTGGCCATCTTTTGACAAGCCAAGAGCCATTTGCGGGCTCGTTTCGGATATTTGCGATTCAGAGGCTATATCGGAGCGAGTGAAGCTGCACTATCAATGCCTGAAGTTTAAGATCGGCAAGTTAAGCATGCTCGAGGAGCAGCGGGCGTTGGACCGAGTGATGGATATTTGCGAAGGGAAGCTGAAGATCCGCCTCGATGCCAATGGTTCGCTGGATTTTCGCTCCGCGGCTGGTTGGCTTGAACACGCAGCAGGATTGCCCGTCGAGTTCATCGAGCAACCATTGCCGATGGGGCAGGAAAAGGAGATGATGCGATTGGCTGCGGATTTCCCTGCTCCGATCGCCCTCGACGAGTCTGTCTGTAGTGTGGATGATTTCAAGCGCTGTAGAGACGCCCAGTGGCCCGGAATATTCGTTCTCAAGCCTTCGCTCTCGGGAGCGTTTAGAGAGCTTCGCGACGAATTAGAGGGGTCGGGGGATGAGATCGTGTTTTCCTCCGCTTTGGAGACTAAGGTAGGTGCGGCAAATGCGATCGGTTTGGCCCTTTCGTCTTCAACGAGCCAAAGGGCTCTTGGATTTGGAGTGGAGTCACTCTTTGCCGATCGAAATATAGGTCTGGAGTTAGGTCCATTCTTGCAGCCGGGGGGCTTGCCGAATACCGAAGAACTGGAGCAGTTGTGGAACCAGATTTAG
- a CDS encoding DinB family protein: MNLLHANCDLLQQGKDLLSRIDQRVFTAVDPASYGSSIGSHLRHVLDHYRSFIGGVSEAFIDYDNRHRDRPEESDLETALQAIDSIWVALDNMSLDLSSAVEVKVRASTEGETVTSMSSFGRELQFLVSHTVHHYALVAIASRMQGVEPGDSFGVAPSTLKFRSTLIK; this comes from the coding sequence ATGAACCTCCTCCACGCTAACTGCGATTTGTTGCAGCAAGGAAAAGACCTATTATCTCGAATAGACCAACGCGTGTTTACGGCGGTCGATCCTGCGAGTTATGGCTCCAGCATTGGATCCCACTTGAGGCATGTTCTCGATCACTACCGGTCGTTTATCGGTGGCGTTTCTGAGGCCTTCATTGATTACGATAATAGACATCGCGATCGGCCGGAGGAGAGCGACTTAGAAACCGCTCTGCAAGCGATAGATTCGATTTGGGTCGCTCTAGACAACATGAGTTTGGACTTAAGTTCGGCCGTCGAAGTCAAAGTGCGTGCCTCGACGGAGGGCGAAACGGTTACCTCAATGTCCAGCTTTGGGCGAGAGCTACAGTTTTTAGTCAGCCACACAGTTCATCACTACGCGTTGGTGGCGATCGCCAGTAGAATGCAGGGCGTGGAACCGGGTGATTCCTTTGGTGTGGCACCATCCACCCTGAAATTCCGAAGCACCCTAATCAAATAG
- the guaB gene encoding IMP dehydrogenase, which translates to MASLSSKDFDENSYYLGSDDFFTAQRDNALTYDDVSLATNYTDILPRNASLATSLSDRLMLNLPILSSDMDTVTEYQMAIHMALCGGMGIIHYNMPYREQVSQVTRVKYHINGLLPNPITIPIHLKIGDVLKLIAEKSYKFRTFPVVDENGRLAGLLSSRVVKERYSALEVKDAMEPLDHVHAMNEKDVLHDPIRVADKFFSENIGINKLLVVNSDGFLKGIVSLSDIERINAESQSVLKPARDSNFRLVVGAAISAIRKPDGSLDHDAIAEHVGNLVAEKVDAVAVSTAHGHSAGVGETVKFVREQFPDLTIIAGNVTSASGVEYLADCGANAIKIGQGPGSICTTRIVAGVGVPQLTALYVAAQGAKKKGVKIIADGGITKSGDMVKALTLSDAVILGGMLAGCREAPGELIEINGKLYKQYRGMGSISAMEKGSASRYGQDKKDTTRKLTAEGIEGMKEVQGTVSETLAPLAGGIQSGMGYLGAATLPELKSKARYVRISSAGMKESAPHDVIEISKRG; encoded by the coding sequence ATGGCCAGCCTAAGTTCAAAAGACTTCGACGAAAATAGCTACTACCTCGGCAGCGACGACTTTTTCACCGCCCAGCGTGACAACGCGCTCACATACGACGACGTATCGTTGGCGACGAATTACACGGATATCCTCCCTCGCAACGCTTCCTTGGCAACCAGCCTTTCGGACCGCCTGATGTTGAATCTACCGATTCTGTCATCCGATATGGATACGGTCACGGAGTACCAGATGGCTATCCATATGGCCCTGTGCGGCGGGATGGGCATCATCCACTACAATATGCCCTATCGGGAGCAGGTGTCGCAGGTCACCCGGGTCAAGTATCACATAAACGGTCTACTTCCCAACCCGATAACTATCCCGATCCACCTGAAGATTGGGGATGTTCTGAAGCTCATCGCCGAGAAAAGCTACAAGTTCCGTACCTTCCCAGTTGTAGATGAAAATGGCCGACTCGCGGGCCTTCTCAGCAGCCGAGTAGTAAAGGAGCGTTATTCGGCACTTGAGGTAAAAGACGCGATGGAGCCTTTGGACCATGTCCATGCCATGAATGAGAAGGACGTGCTGCACGACCCGATCAGAGTAGCGGACAAGTTTTTCAGCGAAAATATCGGCATCAACAAATTGCTCGTAGTTAACTCGGACGGATTCCTGAAAGGAATCGTTTCCCTCTCCGACATCGAGCGTATCAACGCCGAGTCCCAATCCGTTCTCAAACCAGCCCGCGACTCGAATTTCCGCCTCGTAGTGGGCGCAGCCATATCAGCGATCCGTAAGCCAGATGGCAGCTTGGATCATGACGCGATTGCCGAACATGTCGGGAACCTTGTGGCGGAAAAAGTGGACGCCGTTGCTGTATCCACCGCTCACGGACACAGCGCCGGGGTGGGTGAAACCGTAAAGTTCGTTCGCGAACAATTCCCGGATCTCACCATCATCGCCGGAAACGTCACCTCGGCCAGCGGTGTCGAGTACTTGGCGGATTGCGGTGCAAATGCGATCAAGATTGGGCAAGGCCCAGGATCCATTTGTACCACGCGAATCGTAGCGGGCGTGGGCGTTCCCCAGTTGACCGCCCTTTACGTAGCCGCGCAGGGAGCAAAGAAAAAGGGGGTCAAGATTATCGCAGACGGAGGAATCACCAAATCTGGCGACATGGTCAAAGCCCTTACCCTCTCCGATGCCGTAATCCTGGGTGGAATGTTGGCCGGCTGCCGTGAAGCGCCGGGCGAGTTGATTGAAATCAATGGCAAGCTCTACAAGCAATATCGCGGCATGGGCAGCATAAGCGCCATGGAAAAAGGCTCAGCATCCCGCTATGGCCAGGACAAGAAGGACACGACCCGAAAGCTCACCGCCGAAGGCATCGAGGGCATGAAGGAAGTCCAAGGCACCGTGTCTGAAACGCTAGCTCCTCTGGCTGGTGGCATCCAATCCGGCATGGGCTATCTCGGAGCAGCAACTCTGCCTGAGTTGAAGTCTAAGGCCCGCTATGTTCGAATCTCGTCCGCCGGAATGAAAGAATCCGCCCCACACGACGTCATCGAAATCTCGAAACGAGGCTAG
- the pyrE gene encoding orotate phosphoribosyltransferase has product MQSTQDEVLDIFKRTKALLQGHFILRSGLRSEYFFQCAQVCQYIGEVSRLIELLKPKLESVEFDTVLAPAMGGLVVGQEVARQFDKRYIFVEKVDDKLELRRGFKIAEGEKILIVEDVVTRGGRVNEAIEIVKQNGGVVAGIGVLVDRSQGNASFESPLYSLLEMGFPTYDPENLPDHLKDIPAIKPGS; this is encoded by the coding sequence ATGCAATCCACGCAGGACGAAGTATTAGACATTTTCAAACGCACCAAAGCGCTCCTCCAAGGACATTTCATTCTTCGCTCGGGACTCCGTAGCGAATACTTCTTCCAATGCGCTCAGGTCTGCCAATACATCGGCGAAGTCAGCCGCCTTATCGAATTGCTCAAGCCGAAGCTTGAATCAGTAGAGTTCGATACTGTGCTCGCCCCAGCGATGGGCGGACTCGTCGTTGGCCAGGAAGTCGCTCGTCAATTCGACAAACGCTACATCTTCGTGGAAAAGGTTGACGACAAGCTGGAGCTCCGCCGCGGATTTAAGATAGCGGAAGGCGAGAAAATCTTGATCGTAGAGGACGTCGTTACACGAGGAGGTCGCGTAAACGAAGCGATTGAGATCGTTAAGCAAAACGGCGGAGTCGTGGCTGGCATCGGAGTTTTAGTTGACCGCAGCCAAGGCAACGCTTCCTTTGAGTCCCCCCTCTACTCCCTTTTGGAGATGGGCTTCCCAACTTACGATCCGGAAAACTTGCCAGACCATTTGAAAGACATACCTGCAATCAAACCAGGTAGCTGA
- a CDS encoding AMP-binding protein, whose translation MEPDLDRLFDFEMRGGLFPQFASVWDSVYDSAKSTVDKICEAKPGRLRVAINAAHPLSFAALFLACGRKEMDIFLFNPTWGRVELTTANRIADTHFLLQDTSEGVFEATGSSTAGPARPIETGFNKLRVMIPTGGTSGRIRFAIHDWSTLAAATYGFQQHMNCSHMAAHCVLPLYHVSGFMQLVRALLTMGSVVFGRLETFAKEHELLLKEEREARFVSLVATQLERLLRDESNAPLLKDYGAIFLGGGPAPVGLLDKARILGLPLALTYGMTETAAQVATLQPARFLKGAQNQGKPLPHVRIDIVNEETTSELLPRGEVGIIRILSSSLFHGYYGDKVNKPERSILTSDLGKIDETGCLTVLGRADRVVITGGEKVSLREIELVFEDSGLVSDVLAFGVDDREWGQSLAVAYVPKDQAVKETLLKEIISDELSNFKCPKKWIRLSAIPRNEAGKPQLEELKRIQGF comes from the coding sequence GTGGAACCAGATTTAGACAGACTCTTTGATTTCGAGATGCGGGGCGGTTTGTTCCCGCAATTCGCCTCGGTTTGGGACTCGGTTTACGATTCGGCAAAATCTACGGTGGACAAGATTTGTGAAGCGAAGCCTGGTCGCTTGAGGGTGGCCATCAACGCGGCCCACCCCTTGAGTTTCGCTGCACTCTTCCTTGCCTGCGGTCGGAAAGAAATGGACATCTTCCTCTTCAATCCGACATGGGGGCGTGTTGAACTAACCACCGCCAACCGGATCGCCGATACTCATTTTCTGTTGCAAGATACCTCGGAGGGGGTGTTCGAGGCGACGGGAAGCTCCACTGCTGGGCCAGCAAGGCCAATTGAAACCGGGTTCAACAAACTTAGAGTCATGATTCCTACGGGAGGAACATCTGGACGGATCCGTTTCGCGATCCACGACTGGAGTACTTTGGCGGCAGCGACCTACGGTTTTCAGCAGCATATGAATTGCTCCCATATGGCAGCTCATTGTGTTTTGCCTTTGTATCATGTCAGTGGATTCATGCAGCTAGTGCGAGCTCTCCTGACTATGGGCAGCGTGGTCTTTGGTCGCTTGGAGACATTCGCGAAAGAGCATGAGCTATTGTTGAAGGAAGAGCGCGAGGCCCGGTTCGTTTCGCTCGTCGCCACGCAGTTGGAGCGTTTGCTCAGAGACGAATCAAATGCCCCGCTTCTGAAGGATTACGGAGCTATCTTTTTAGGTGGAGGTCCAGCCCCCGTTGGCCTCTTGGACAAGGCTCGCATCTTAGGGCTGCCCCTTGCTCTGACCTATGGAATGACTGAGACGGCGGCTCAAGTTGCGACCCTTCAACCTGCTCGATTCCTAAAAGGCGCTCAAAACCAAGGTAAGCCGCTTCCGCATGTGCGAATCGATATCGTAAATGAGGAAACGACTAGTGAGCTCCTTCCTCGCGGAGAAGTTGGCATTATTAGAATTCTTTCCTCGTCGTTGTTTCATGGATACTACGGAGATAAGGTGAATAAACCGGAACGCTCCATCTTGACCTCCGATTTGGGCAAGATAGACGAAACAGGATGCCTCACGGTGCTTGGGCGAGCGGATCGAGTGGTCATTACCGGTGGGGAGAAAGTGAGTTTGCGCGAGATCGAATTGGTCTTTGAGGACAGTGGTTTGGTTTCGGATGTTTTGGCCTTTGGTGTCGATGACCGCGAATGGGGCCAATCTTTGGCGGTCGCCTATGTCCCCAAGGATCAAGCAGTGAAAGAGACCCTTTTGAAAGAGATTATCTCTGATGAGCTTTCGAACTTCAAATGTCCGAAAAAATGGATACGGCTTTCCGCCATTCCTCGGAATGAAGCGGGTAAACCTCAGCTGGAAGAGCTGAAACGAATACAAGGATTTTAG
- a CDS encoding VTT domain-containing protein, translating into MRIENLTPELLAGDGLRRNGFSKINVLGAGYGAAEALLFSEQMEEQSLNATILLDPVISPRLELIGDHSLNKAMKGFQLAWVWLLENAVPHFGSLDFLGKAKRVFSIDLSASESAFESGTAPVLLICSDSEDDCRFYLKVRPDAVFVSENVLESALLFLDSPRHSEDQSKPVPFEQLDLEPLDSLWAGLLLAIATFASEDLACIGGGLLASSGSVGLLTAILGCLLGIFFGDLGIYMIGRVFGTAALEIPLLKHLVSPRLLGKGDEFFERKGLLLVIATRFFPGSRVPTYFAAGVVKVNWIRFSFSLLVASAIWTPILVLSAYFFGDRFLDLFESMGVSSWLGLLAVFVSLLYLLRFAARLCSWKGRRLSYSKLQRSIRWEFWPMWVVYAPVVPYILWLALRNRSVSLPFSVNPCMPASGLVYESKIQILNLLQEHGAPVARFEAVELDLPLADKLDKLKSFLNRNNTNYPVALKPDVGQRGQGVVIAKSEADAVRFFENQREDTIIQEFVSGDEYGVFYRRFFSRKSGEVSSITDKRSTSVTGNGISTVEELVLSDSRAVLMARYFLKEYESQLNHVPKKGERFSLADIGTHSRGALFLDGKDLLTPELEAAVDAFSRVVPGFHFGRYDLRVPSPEHLKRGKGIRIIELNGITSEPTNMYDPQHGPFFGWSQLMEQWKAIFELAKENRLAGHEPVSKRFVVKLAWGHFRGVPSRDLS; encoded by the coding sequence ATGCGTATCGAGAATCTCACTCCAGAACTCTTAGCCGGAGATGGTTTGAGGCGTAACGGCTTCTCTAAAATAAATGTTTTGGGAGCGGGATACGGTGCAGCTGAAGCCCTACTGTTTTCCGAGCAAATGGAGGAGCAGAGCCTCAATGCAACTATCTTGCTTGATCCAGTGATTTCGCCGCGACTGGAGTTAATTGGAGATCATTCATTGAATAAAGCTATGAAGGGATTCCAGCTCGCTTGGGTGTGGTTACTGGAAAATGCAGTCCCTCACTTTGGGAGTCTGGATTTTCTCGGTAAAGCCAAGAGAGTCTTTTCGATAGACCTGAGTGCTTCGGAATCAGCTTTTGAATCTGGAACCGCTCCCGTTCTTTTGATTTGTTCCGATAGTGAAGACGATTGCAGGTTCTACCTGAAGGTTAGGCCAGATGCGGTATTTGTATCCGAGAATGTACTAGAATCAGCCCTGCTATTTTTAGATTCACCGCGACATTCTGAAGATCAATCCAAACCCGTGCCCTTCGAGCAATTGGACTTGGAACCTCTAGACTCGCTATGGGCCGGGCTCTTGCTTGCGATTGCTACGTTTGCGAGCGAGGATCTCGCCTGCATAGGAGGTGGATTGCTCGCCTCGAGCGGTAGTGTAGGGTTGCTTACCGCTATTTTGGGCTGTCTCCTCGGAATCTTTTTTGGGGATTTAGGGATTTACATGATTGGTCGAGTGTTTGGGACGGCAGCTTTGGAGATTCCATTGTTAAAGCATCTCGTTTCGCCTCGTCTCCTTGGAAAAGGAGACGAATTCTTCGAGCGAAAAGGCCTTCTCTTAGTGATCGCTACCCGTTTCTTTCCAGGGTCGCGAGTGCCAACCTATTTTGCCGCCGGTGTAGTCAAGGTTAATTGGATACGGTTCTCTTTTTCTCTCCTTGTGGCTTCCGCGATTTGGACGCCAATTTTAGTTCTTAGCGCGTACTTTTTTGGCGACCGTTTCCTCGATCTGTTTGAGTCTATGGGCGTAAGCTCATGGCTAGGTTTACTCGCTGTATTCGTTTCTCTCCTCTACCTCTTGAGATTCGCAGCTAGGCTGTGTAGTTGGAAAGGGCGTCGACTCTCTTATTCCAAGCTTCAGCGTTCTATCCGCTGGGAATTTTGGCCCATGTGGGTTGTCTATGCTCCCGTGGTGCCTTATATCCTCTGGCTTGCTCTACGGAATCGGTCTGTTTCTCTGCCGTTTTCTGTAAATCCTTGTATGCCAGCCAGTGGTCTTGTCTATGAATCCAAGATTCAAATACTGAATTTGCTGCAAGAGCATGGAGCCCCAGTTGCTCGATTTGAAGCAGTAGAGCTCGATTTGCCACTCGCTGATAAGCTGGACAAGTTGAAGTCATTTCTGAACCGCAACAATACGAACTACCCGGTGGCATTAAAACCAGATGTCGGACAACGTGGGCAAGGGGTGGTAATCGCGAAGAGCGAGGCTGATGCGGTGCGGTTTTTCGAAAATCAAAGAGAAGATACCATAATTCAGGAATTTGTATCGGGAGATGAATACGGAGTTTTTTATAGGAGGTTTTTCAGCCGAAAATCGGGTGAGGTAAGTTCGATTACCGATAAGCGAAGCACGAGCGTAACAGGGAATGGCATTTCCACTGTGGAGGAGCTTGTTTTGTCCGATTCTCGCGCCGTTTTGATGGCGAGGTATTTCCTGAAAGAATACGAAAGCCAATTGAATCATGTCCCGAAAAAGGGGGAGCGTTTTTCATTGGCTGATATTGGCACCCATAGCCGCGGAGCTTTGTTCCTTGATGGAAAAGACTTGCTGACTCCTGAGCTCGAAGCCGCAGTCGACGCTTTTTCACGTGTGGTACCGGGTTTCCACTTTGGTCGCTACGATTTGCGAGTGCCAAGCCCTGAACATTTGAAGCGAGGAAAGGGGATTCGAATAATCGAGTTAAATGGAATCACCTCTGAGCCCACCAATATGTATGATCCACAGCATGGCCCGTTCTTTGGGTGGTCGCAATTGATGGAGCAATGGAAGGCTATCTTCGAACTGGCAAAAGAAAACCGGCTCGCTGGGCACGAGCCGGTATCCAAAAGATTCGTTGTGAAGTTAGCTTGGGGACACTTTAGAGGTGTTCCTTCGCGAGACCTTTCTTAA